A stretch of the Nitratifractor salsuginis DSM 16511 genome encodes the following:
- a CDS encoding ATP-binding protein, whose protein sequence is MNNLKSIYEKAGLFYLGKDVDPDSMEPTDILTLLKNKNFTTHAAIIGMTGSGKTGLGIDLLEEAAIDNIPSIVIDPKGDMGDLCLTDPQFRPESFLPWVEEEAKSKGEAPETLAQETAKTWKEGIESWGQDSERVARFQAVPKHIYTPGSQAGIPVNIVSSLEAPPAEILEDADSLSAYIKSTVSGLLALLGIEADPLESKEYILLSQVIMHAWGTGESLNLEGLIGRIINPSFKKIGVLPLESFYPEKERFAFATRFNAVIASPGFVNWLSGEALDMQKLLYDGEGRAKIAIFTISHLSDDERMFFVTLLLNKYIAWMRRQSGSTRLRTLLYMDEIYGFFPPVKNPPSKEPMITLLKQARAYGVGIVLSTQNPVDLDYKGLANIGTWFIGRLQTRQDIDRVIDGLGGKADEQMSREAIAKYLANLPKRTFFLKSAHLEGIRLFTTRWAMSYLKGPLTRKEISALMQAYKEESETSVKPTAAAPSTDGYGPAPVLPTSTPQHFEPDPSGTLRFSPWLAAHCRVEFHDQSRGFDHTLAETDWLRLEPEMSAPNWEEKESEELPFERWPVKAPAQGRFAPLPGFISQDPGLKKSARALQNELYQTLRLTLYRNRRLKMESKPGESRSDFLVRVRDRLDELKEEALEKLKERYAAKEERLKDRLRRTQEQIEKEKADRTSSLISVGASILGALFGGRGPSASKIGTAINRSGRVLKEGGDLSRAQQRFQELQNKLEDLEAELEEKIDAIDEEYSLENYPVEEFSLRPKKSDIHIETIALVWRPEL, encoded by the coding sequence CGGCAGCGGGAAGACCGGCCTGGGGATCGACCTGCTCGAAGAGGCCGCCATCGATAACATCCCCTCCATCGTCATCGACCCCAAAGGGGATATGGGGGATCTCTGCCTCACCGACCCCCAGTTCCGTCCCGAAAGTTTCCTACCCTGGGTCGAGGAGGAGGCCAAAAGCAAGGGTGAAGCCCCCGAAACCCTGGCACAAGAGACTGCCAAGACGTGGAAAGAAGGGATCGAGAGCTGGGGGCAGGACAGCGAGAGGGTCGCCCGATTCCAGGCGGTCCCCAAGCACATCTATACTCCTGGGAGCCAGGCCGGGATCCCCGTCAACATTGTCAGCTCCCTCGAAGCCCCTCCGGCGGAGATCCTCGAGGATGCCGACAGCCTCTCGGCCTATATCAAAAGCACCGTCAGCGGCCTGCTGGCCCTCTTGGGAATCGAAGCCGACCCGCTGGAGTCCAAGGAGTATATCCTCCTCTCCCAGGTCATTATGCACGCCTGGGGCACCGGAGAGAGCCTCAACCTCGAAGGGCTGATCGGACGCATCATCAACCCTTCCTTCAAAAAGATCGGCGTCCTCCCTCTGGAGAGTTTCTACCCCGAAAAGGAGCGTTTCGCCTTCGCCACACGCTTCAATGCCGTCATCGCCTCTCCCGGCTTCGTCAATTGGCTCAGCGGCGAAGCCCTCGATATGCAAAAGCTCCTCTACGACGGGGAGGGGAGGGCGAAGATCGCCATCTTCACCATTTCCCATCTCAGCGACGACGAGCGGATGTTCTTCGTCACGCTGCTACTGAATAAATACATCGCCTGGATGCGGCGCCAAAGCGGCTCGACCCGTCTGCGGACCCTGCTCTATATGGATGAGATCTACGGCTTTTTCCCGCCGGTGAAGAACCCGCCCTCCAAAGAGCCGATGATCACCCTGCTCAAGCAGGCCAGGGCCTACGGTGTCGGCATCGTCCTGAGCACCCAGAACCCCGTGGACCTCGACTACAAAGGCCTGGCCAATATCGGCACCTGGTTCATCGGGCGACTCCAGACCCGCCAGGACATCGACCGGGTCATCGACGGGCTGGGAGGCAAGGCCGACGAACAGATGAGCCGCGAAGCGATCGCCAAATACCTGGCCAACCTCCCCAAACGGACCTTCTTCCTCAAAAGCGCCCACCTCGAAGGGATCCGCCTCTTCACGACCCGCTGGGCGATGAGCTATCTCAAGGGCCCCTTGACTCGCAAGGAGATCTCCGCACTGATGCAGGCATACAAAGAAGAGAGTGAAACTTCGGTCAAACCGACTGCAGCCGCTCCCTCCACCGACGGTTACGGGCCCGCTCCAGTGCTCCCCACTTCGACCCCCCAGCACTTCGAGCCGGACCCTTCAGGCACGCTCCGCTTTTCCCCCTGGTTGGCGGCCCATTGCCGGGTGGAGTTCCACGACCAAAGCCGGGGCTTCGATCACACCCTCGCCGAAACCGACTGGCTCCGACTGGAACCGGAGATGAGCGCCCCGAACTGGGAGGAGAAGGAGAGCGAAGAGCTCCCCTTCGAGCGCTGGCCCGTCAAGGCACCCGCCCAGGGACGCTTCGCCCCTCTGCCGGGATTCATCAGCCAGGACCCCGGCCTCAAAAAGAGCGCCAGAGCCCTCCAAAATGAGCTCTATCAGACTCTCCGCCTGACCCTCTACCGCAACCGCCGGCTCAAAATGGAATCCAAACCGGGAGAGAGCCGTTCCGATTTCCTGGTCCGGGTCCGCGACCGGCTCGACGAACTCAAAGAGGAAGCGTTGGAGAAGCTCAAAGAGCGCTACGCCGCCAAGGAGGAGCGGCTCAAAGATCGCCTCCGGCGTACCCAGGAGCAGATCGAGAAGGAAAAAGCCGACCGCACCAGCTCCCTGATCAGTGTGGGCGCGTCGATCCTGGGGGCGCTCTTTGGGGGCAGGGGACCCTCGGCCAGCAAGATCGGCACCGCCATCAACCGCAGCGGACGGGTCCTCAAAGAGGGGGGTGATCTGAGCCGGGCCCAGCAGCGTTTCCAAGAGCTGCAGAACAAACTCGAGGATCTGGAAGCAGAACTCGAAGAGAAGATCGACGCCATCGACGAGGAGTATTCCCTGGAGAACTACCCCGTCGAGGAGTTCAGCCTCCGCCCCAAAAAGAGCGACATCCACATCGAAACCATCGCTCTCGTCTGGCGGCCCGAGCTGTAG
- the rplT gene encoding 50S ribosomal protein L20, with product MRVKNGMTRHRRHKKLLKQARGFYSGRRKHFRKAKEQLERSLVYAYRDRRQKKRDFRKLWIIRINAAARLNDMNYSRFMHGLKLAGIELDRKVLADMAMNNPAAFSKVAEASKAALAK from the coding sequence ATGAGAGTAAAGAACGGAATGACCCGCCATCGACGGCATAAAAAACTGCTGAAGCAGGCCCGCGGATTCTACAGCGGACGCCGCAAGCATTTCAGAAAGGCCAAGGAGCAGCTCGAGCGCTCTCTGGTCTATGCCTATAGAGACAGAAGACAGAAAAAACGTGACTTCCGCAAACTCTGGATCATCCGGATCAATGCGGCCGCACGTCTGAACGACATGAACTACTCCCGCTTTATGCACGGCTTGAAACTGGCCGGCATCGAGCTGGACCGCAAAGTACTTGCCGATATGGCGATGAACAACCCTGCGGCATTTAGCAAGGTTGCCGAAGCTTCCAAAGCAGCCCTGGCGAAGTAA
- the rpmI gene encoding 50S ribosomal protein L35, translating into MPKMKSVKGAVKRFKIKKSGKIKRGTAYRSHILTKVDGKHHRQMRKPKYVDQADAKNIKEMIVG; encoded by the coding sequence ATGCCTAAGATGAAGAGCGTCAAGGGCGCCGTCAAACGCTTCAAGATCAAGAAGAGCGGCAAGATCAAGCGCGGAACCGCTTATCGCAGCCACATCTTGACCAAAGTAGACGGCAAGCACCATCGTCAGATGCGCAAGCCCAAATATGTCGACCAGGCCGATGCCAAAAACATCAAAGAGATGATCGTCGGCTAA